In Pseudomonas sp. Leaf58, one DNA window encodes the following:
- a CDS encoding glucose/quinate/shikimate family membrane-bound PQQ-dependent dehydrogenase produces MSTEGANNGSRWLPRLIGALLLLMGLALLAGGIKLSQLGGSLYYLIAGIGFALSGILLLAQRRIALGLYGLVLLGSTVWALLEVGLDWWQLVPRLAIWFAIGVVLLLPWARRPLIGPANKANTALLSVAVVASGACALGSQFTHPGEVFGELGRESSEMASAAPAMPDGEWQAYGRTEHGDRYSPLRQITPQNAYRLEEAWRIRTGDLPTENDPVELTNQNTPLKVNGMLYACTAHSRVLALDPDTGAEIWRYDPQVKSPVGTFKGFAHMTCRGVSYYDENRYVSRDGSPAPKITDAGQAVAQACPRRLYLPTADARLIAINADNGKVCEGFANQGVIDLTTGIGPFTAGGYYSTSPAAVTRDLVIIGGHVTDNESTNEPSGVIRAYDVHDGHLVWNWDSNNPDDTKPLAPGKMYSRNSANMWSIASVDEDLGMIYLPLGNQTPDQWGANRTPGAEKYSAGVVALDLATGKARWNYQFTHHDLWDMDVGSQPTLVHLKTNDGVKPAIIVPTKQGSLYVLDRRDGTPIVPIREIPTPQGAVKGDHTSPTQARSDLNLLGPELTEQAMWGATPFDQMLCRIQFRELRYEGQYTPPSEQGSLIYPGNVGVFNWGSVSVDPVRQLLFTSPNYMAFVSKMIPREQVAEGSKRESETSGVQPNTGAPYAVTMHPFMSPLGVPCQAPAWGYVAAIDLFTNKVVWKHKNGTTRDSTPVPIGMPVGVPSMGGSIVTAGGVGFLSGTLDQYLRAYDVNNGKELWKARLPAGGQATPMSYTGKDGKQYVLVTAGGHGSLGTKMGDYIIAYKLAE; encoded by the coding sequence ATGAGCACTGAAGGTGCCAACAATGGAAGCCGCTGGCTACCGCGCCTGATCGGCGCGCTGCTGTTGCTGATGGGCCTGGCCCTGCTGGCCGGCGGCATCAAGCTGAGCCAGCTGGGCGGATCGCTGTACTACCTGATCGCCGGTATCGGCTTTGCCTTGTCGGGCATCCTGCTGCTGGCCCAACGCCGCATTGCCCTGGGCCTGTACGGCCTGGTATTGCTGGGCAGCACCGTGTGGGCCCTGCTCGAAGTGGGCCTGGACTGGTGGCAACTGGTACCGCGCCTAGCCATCTGGTTCGCCATTGGTGTGGTGTTGCTGCTGCCCTGGGCGCGCCGCCCGCTGATTGGCCCAGCCAACAAAGCCAACACTGCACTGCTCAGCGTTGCCGTGGTCGCTTCGGGTGCTTGCGCCTTGGGTAGCCAGTTCACCCACCCCGGTGAAGTGTTCGGCGAACTGGGCCGCGAAAGCAGCGAAATGGCCAGCGCCGCCCCCGCCATGCCAGACGGTGAATGGCAGGCCTACGGCCGCACCGAGCATGGTGACCGCTATTCACCGCTGCGCCAGATCACCCCGCAGAACGCCTACCGCCTGGAAGAGGCCTGGCGCATTCGCACCGGTGACCTGCCGACCGAAAACGACCCGGTAGAGCTGACCAACCAGAACACCCCGCTGAAGGTCAACGGCATGCTCTATGCCTGCACCGCGCACAGCCGCGTGCTGGCACTCGACCCGGACACCGGCGCGGAAATCTGGCGCTACGACCCACAGGTCAAGAGCCCGGTCGGCACTTTCAAGGGCTTTGCCCACATGACCTGCCGCGGCGTTTCTTACTATGACGAAAACCGCTACGTCAGCCGCGACGGCAGCCCGGCGCCGAAAATTACCGACGCCGGCCAGGCCGTGGCCCAGGCCTGCCCGCGACGCCTCTACCTGCCGACTGCGGACGCCCGCCTAATCGCCATCAACGCCGACAACGGCAAGGTCTGCGAAGGCTTCGCCAACCAGGGCGTGATCGACCTCACCACCGGCATCGGCCCGTTCACCGCTGGCGGCTACTACTCCACCTCACCGGCCGCGGTTACCCGTGACCTGGTGATCATCGGTGGCCACGTCACCGACAACGAATCGACCAACGAGCCGTCCGGCGTAATCCGCGCCTATGACGTGCACGACGGCCACCTGGTGTGGAACTGGGACAGCAACAACCCAGACGACACCAAACCGTTGGCCCCCGGCAAGATGTACAGCCGCAACTCGGCCAACATGTGGTCGATCGCCAGTGTCGACGAAGACCTTGGCATGATCTACCTGCCGCTGGGCAACCAGACCCCGGACCAGTGGGGCGCCAACCGAACCCCAGGCGCCGAGAAGTACAGCGCCGGCGTGGTCGCCCTGGACCTGGCCACCGGCAAGGCCCGCTGGAACTACCAGTTCACCCACCACGACCTGTGGGACATGGACGTCGGCAGCCAGCCGACCCTGGTTCACCTGAAGACCAACGACGGTGTGAAACCGGCGATCATCGTACCGACCAAGCAAGGCAGCCTGTACGTGCTCGACCGCCGCGACGGTACGCCGATCGTGCCAATCCGCGAGATCCCGACCCCACAAGGCGCGGTGAAGGGCGACCACACCTCGCCGACCCAAGCCCGCTCTGACCTCAACCTGCTCGGCCCTGAGCTGACCGAACAGGCCATGTGGGGCGCCACGCCGTTCGACCAGATGCTGTGCCGCATCCAGTTCCGCGAACTGCGCTACGAAGGCCAGTACACCCCGCCGTCCGAGCAGGGCTCGCTGATCTACCCAGGCAACGTCGGTGTGTTCAACTGGGGCAGCGTGTCAGTGGACCCAGTGCGCCAGCTGCTGTTCACTTCGCCTAACTACATGGCCTTCGTGTCGAAAATGATCCCGCGTGAGCAGGTAGCCGAAGGCAGCAAGCGCGAAAGCGAGACCAGCGGCGTGCAGCCGAACACCGGCGCGCCGTACGCGGTGACCATGCACCCATTCATGTCGCCACTGGGCGTACCCTGCCAGGCCCCGGCTTGGGGCTATGTCGCCGCCATCGACCTGTTCACCAACAAGGTGGTGTGGAAGCACAAGAACGGCACCACCCGCGACAGCACGCCAGTGCCGATCGGCATGCCGGTAGGTGTGCCAAGCATGGGCGGCTCGATCGTCACCGCCGGTGGCGTCGGCTTCCTCAGCGGCACCCTGGACCAGTACCTGCGCGCCTATGACGTGAACAACGGCAAGGAACTGTGGAAAGCCCGCCTGCCAGCGGGAGGCCAGGCCACGCCGATGAGCTACACCGGCAAGGATGGCAAGCAGTACGTGCTGGTAACCGCCGGCGGGCATGGCTCGCTGGGTACCAAGATGGGCGATTACATCATCGCTTACAAATTGGCTGAGTAA
- the lon gene encoding endopeptidase La — protein MSDQQDFPELPDEHSEVEHTPPQAEAGHALALPGQQLPDKVYVIPIHNRPFFPAQVLPVIVNEEPWAETLDLVAKSPDHSLALFYMDTPPEDHRHFDTASLPQYGTLVKVHHASRENGKLQFVAQGLSRVRIRTWLKHHRPPYLVEVEYPRQPAEPTDEVKAYGMALINAIKELLPLNPLYSEELKNYLNRFSPNDPSPLTDFAAALTSATGSQLQEVLDCVPMLKRMEKVLPMLRKEVEVARLQNEISAEVNRQIGEHQREFFLKEQLKVIQQELGLTKDDRSADLEQFEQRLEGKTLPDQARKRIDEEMGKLAILETGSPEYAVTRNYLDWATALPWGIYGKDKLDLKHARKVLDRHHAGLDDIKERILEFLAVGAWKGEISGSIVLLVGPPGVGKTSIGKSIAESLGRPFYRFSVGGMRDEAEIKGHRRTYIGAQPGKLVQALKDVEVMNPVIMLDEIDKMGQSYQGDPASALLETLDPEQNVDFLDHYLDLRLDLSKVLFVCTANTLDSIPGPLLDRMEVIRLSGYITEEKLAIAKRHLWPKQLEKAGVAKTSLSISDSALRTVIEGYAREAGVRQLEKQLGKLVRKAVVKLLENPDAKLKIANKDLEAALGMPVFRSEQVLAGKGVITGLAWTSMGGATLPIEATRIHTLNRGFKLTGKLGDVMKESAEIAYSYVSSNLKQFGGDPGFFNEAFIHLHVPEGATPKDGPSAGITMASALLSLARDQAPKKGVAMTGELTLTGQVLPIGGVREKVIAARRQKIFELILPEPNRGDYEELPDYLREGLTVHFAKRFADVAKVLF, from the coding sequence ATGAGCGACCAGCAGGATTTCCCTGAACTCCCTGACGAACACAGCGAAGTCGAACACACCCCCCCCCAGGCCGAAGCCGGCCACGCCCTTGCCCTGCCCGGCCAACAGCTGCCGGACAAGGTCTACGTAATCCCGATTCACAACCGCCCGTTCTTCCCGGCCCAGGTACTGCCGGTCATCGTCAATGAAGAACCTTGGGCAGAAACCCTCGACCTGGTGGCCAAGTCTCCCGACCACAGCCTGGCGCTGTTCTACATGGACACCCCGCCAGAAGACCACCGCCACTTCGATACCGCGTCCTTGCCGCAGTACGGCACGCTGGTCAAGGTGCACCATGCCAGCCGCGAAAACGGCAAGCTGCAGTTCGTTGCCCAAGGCCTGAGCCGGGTACGCATCCGCACCTGGCTCAAGCACCACCGCCCACCGTACCTGGTCGAGGTCGAATACCCGCGCCAGCCTGCCGAGCCGACCGACGAGGTCAAAGCCTATGGCATGGCGCTGATCAATGCGATCAAGGAGCTGTTACCGCTCAACCCGCTGTACAGCGAAGAGCTGAAGAACTACCTCAACCGCTTCAGCCCCAACGACCCCTCGCCACTCACCGACTTCGCTGCCGCCCTCACTTCGGCCACTGGCAGCCAGTTGCAGGAAGTGCTCGACTGCGTACCCATGCTCAAGCGCATGGAAAAGGTCCTGCCGATGCTGCGCAAAGAGGTCGAAGTGGCGCGCCTGCAGAACGAGATCTCGGCCGAGGTCAACCGACAGATCGGCGAGCACCAGCGCGAATTCTTCCTCAAGGAACAGCTCAAGGTCATCCAGCAGGAGCTGGGCCTGACCAAAGACGACCGCAGCGCCGACCTCGAGCAGTTCGAGCAGCGCCTCGAAGGCAAGACCCTGCCAGACCAGGCCCGCAAGCGCATCGATGAAGAAATGGGCAAGCTGGCCATCCTCGAAACCGGCTCGCCCGAATACGCCGTCACGCGCAACTACCTGGACTGGGCAACCGCCCTGCCCTGGGGCATTTATGGCAAGGACAAGCTCGACCTCAAGCATGCGCGCAAAGTGCTCGACCGGCACCACGCCGGCCTCGACGACATCAAGGAGCGCATCCTCGAATTCCTCGCCGTCGGCGCCTGGAAAGGTGAGATCAGCGGTTCGATCGTGCTCTTGGTGGGCCCGCCTGGGGTCGGCAAAACCAGCATCGGCAAGTCCATCGCCGAATCGCTCGGCCGGCCGTTCTACCGCTTCAGCGTCGGCGGCATGCGTGACGAAGCCGAGATCAAGGGCCACCGCCGCACCTACATCGGCGCCCAGCCCGGCAAACTGGTGCAGGCCCTGAAAGACGTCGAAGTGATGAACCCGGTGATCATGCTCGACGAGATCGACAAGATGGGCCAAAGCTACCAGGGCGACCCGGCTTCAGCGTTACTGGAAACCCTCGACCCGGAGCAGAACGTCGACTTCCTCGACCACTACCTGGACTTGCGCCTGGACCTGTCCAAAGTGCTGTTCGTGTGCACCGCCAACACCCTCGATTCCATCCCTGGGCCATTGCTCGACCGCATGGAAGTGATCCGCCTGTCGGGCTATATCACCGAAGAAAAACTGGCCATCGCCAAGCGCCACCTGTGGCCCAAGCAACTGGAAAAAGCCGGCGTGGCCAAGACCAGCCTCAGCATCAGCGATAGCGCCCTGCGCACGGTGATCGAAGGCTATGCCCGCGAGGCCGGCGTACGCCAGCTGGAGAAGCAACTGGGCAAGCTGGTGCGTAAGGCCGTGGTCAAGTTGCTGGAAAACCCCGACGCCAAGCTGAAGATCGCCAACAAGGACCTGGAGGCCGCCTTGGGCATGCCGGTGTTCCGCAGCGAGCAGGTGCTGGCTGGCAAAGGCGTGATCACCGGCCTGGCCTGGACCAGCATGGGCGGCGCCACGCTCCCGATCGAAGCCACCCGCATCCACACCCTTAACCGCGGCTTCAAGCTGACCGGCAAGCTGGGTGATGTGATGAAGGAATCGGCCGAAATCGCCTACAGCTACGTCAGCTCCAACCTCAAGCAGTTTGGCGGTGACCCAGGGTTCTTCAACGAAGCGTTCATTCACCTGCACGTGCCCGAAGGCGCCACGCCCAAGGACGGCCCGAGTGCCGGCATCACCATGGCCAGCGCGCTGCTGTCGCTGGCCCGTGACCAGGCGCCGAAGAAAGGCGTGGCCATGACCGGCGAGCTGACCCTGACCGGGCAAGTGCTGCCGATTGGCGGTGTGCGCGAGAAGGTGATTGCGGCGCGGCGGCAGAAGATTTTCGAGCTGATCTTGCCAGAGCCTAACCGTGGGGATTACGAAGAACTGCCGGACTACCTGCGTGAAGGCCTGACCGTGCACTTCGCCAAGCGCTTTGCCGACGTGGCGAAAGTCTTGTTCTGA